GTGTTTATCCGTGATAAGAGTGaagtaggaaatttatatttcatgaaaaggggaaaaaagcagTTTTACAACcgtgtagacttttttttttttagacagttgGAAGTTGAAGAGTTATTGAAAACAGTTGTTAGTCTATTTACAACATGACTCACGTTGAAGAATAATCGTTTAAATTAATTccactaaattttatattgatacTGAGACATACAATTAGTTCTTAACAGAAGTGTATGAATACATTTGGTTAAATTTGATAGAAGCATCAACGAATTTGTAAACATCCTGTCATCGGCAGATGAAGATTCATAGTTATACAAAAAGTTGGAAGACGAGTAATTTCAAGGTCACCGCTAAGCCTTATAAATTTGGTTAGAATTTGTATAGCTGTAAAATACTTATTTGATACATAGCAATACATAGAGATATGTTTCAACATGGGTAATCTTTGCCGATGctgcttaaaatataaaatataaatatagatacccAAGATACatattcaatatgtatatatacgtatatatgaatatatatatatatatatatatatatatatatatatatatatatatatatatatatatatatatatatatacagtgtgtgagCGGAATTTGGCTGCGAATTTACTGAACATACTAACTACATGCCTGTGATAGTGAACCGGATATGACGTCACCCACTAGCTTCCTTATCTGCCTTTTCTTTGAAATCAGTCTTTAGGAAAACATAAGCATTTCTCagtaataaacaaacaagaagtaTAATGAAGTAACAAATAGGAGAAACTGGTTTCTAGTCTCAATTAGAGAGTCCTTTTGTTTAAACTGACGAACAGACAAAGAACAGGCgatagaatgaaataataaatgagatTGAGTGAATGGTTGGAAATTAATATTGTTTAGCGACGGGAATGTTTGATGTTTTTGACAAATtctaggttcatatatatatatatatttttaagtgacTGTAAAGGGAggtactttggcttgttatctacgcgtcgcctactccgaggtgcttgtctttagtattattattattattattattattattattattattaaagtggtttaaccagaccactgagctgactttcagctctcatagggctggctcgaggtgctagtactaaaaatGGCGGAAGCTCCTAGGGACGCCGCGTTTAGTaatagcccctcggggatcaaagtgttatatacacccatttctatattgtgcggtcgacaaattatatcaaCATACGACATCTTCGTGCGGCTGTCTACTTTCATTTACCATGCGGCGTCTAGTGCTAGCACCTCGGAGTTGGTGACGCTTGGACAACTAGCCAAAGTAGCACcctgtaaaatttgtaaaatgtgaGGAGTTCCTAGCGtataaaatctaaatgaaaaaacaGTACTATTGCATCTATGGCTTAATGCTCGTGAAATATTTATACaggaattgattgatttatggttatcaaaactggcatcacaacatcttggttagctcttccttgggagagtcggtagagtagTGGCCTTGCTCTCGctaaggcccgagttcgactctccggccggctaatgaagagttagaggaatttatttctggtgatagaaattcatttctcgctataatgtggttcggattccacaataagctgtaggtcccgttgctaagtaaccaattggttcttagccacgttaaataagtctaatccttcgggccagccctaggagagctgttaatcagctcagtggtctggtaaaactaaggtatacttaacatctaggttactgacgcaaTGGCATTCGAAGGGCGAGAAGGTCTGCCCCACCTTTTTTTTACCCCTTACTAACCTTTACTCTAAGTGAAAAAACAGTACCATTGCATATATGGCTTAATACTCGTGAAATATTTATACAGGAACTGtataacatctaggttactgacgccatGGCATTCGAAGGGCGGGAAGGTCTGCCCCACTGTTTTCATCCCTTATTAACTTTTACTCTACTACCCCACACGCACATCCTAAAGAACTTCTAGGATTATTAGGACCtctaattaataaataggtaaaaatgtatcaaaatgcatcGAGAATAGGATTGGGGAAGATgcactatttattaatttatttttttctttttaataagtgagttctcttcattttgtatttctctttaccttcttccacttcctaatgaacgccgtattctttgggagcttgaatttcaagtctatggctcccgtggggttgttccatatgaattgggtcaATCTTCGGCATAACAGTAATaacataataatttaatatcCTCTGACATATAAAATGAAGAGGCTGAAAATCTTTCCACCTGTCTGAAGAGTTGAACATTGTAAAGGATTTTTATAacgatctgtctgtctgtctgtctctctctccctctctctctctctctctctctctccctctctctctctctctctctctctctctctctctctctctctctctctctctctcaaagccaagACTGTTATTCGTAATTTAACCAACTGCACGTTTTTTCAATTCACTACTTATCAATTTGGTTATAGTTAGgcagtatattgtgtgtgtatgaatacttTATATGCATACAAATTTTAACCActaaaatcctatatatatatatatatatatatatatatatatatatatatatatatatatatatatatatatatatatatatactgtatatatatatataaataaaatatatatatatatatatatatatatatatatatatatatataatatacatatatatgtatatacacacacatatatatgtacatatacataattatatattcatatacattaaacttgatcacttgcacaattgttctgtgcattaatacaattaataagaGGACCTCATTAAAACCGAATGGCATCTAGCAGAGATTTTCATTCAAAAGtcacaagctttcaaggactattCTGCCCTCATCGTCTGGTGGCAGCAAAATCATGACCAAAAACCCTGTCTCAATTCCCTCCAGGTAACCTCAGGTGCGAAGGAAGGCGCGAACCATGGAACCCATAACGACTCAGCCAATGACCCAATTTGCCATGGCGCCCATGGGCGGTCAACACATACCCCCGGGCTTGGAATACTTGGCACAGCTCGATCAGGTCCTCATCCAGCAAATCATATCTCTGTGTGAACGTGAGTAGCTCATTTTTGCGTTCAGTTTTCGTGCATTAAATCATTATACAAGTCAAAGTATACTTAGAATCATTACAGAACTCATTGTATGCTTAGAATCATCATAGAACTTGAAAagagtgattattttttttatatacatagaatCACTTTCATAGGGAACACATTCTTGGTTCTTTgaatttaaatacataaacagCGATATTGTTCTTGAATTTGGTTTGATGTTTTCATATAACGATTTGCAATACACGAATACAGGTGTAAAATCATCTTGCTTTTGGCATAGGCCCTAACTTTATTTATAGCAGCTGATTTTCCTTATTCTAAGGATTGTGGTAGAAATCTCTGCATGATGGTAGAGTCGCAGGTGCCTTCCACGGCAGCCACTTGGTTTATAATTCTTTAGGGCCTAATCTCTGTAGACCTTAGTGTcgtgaaaaaaatgtgaatttgaaTGAACTGACAATGGCCAATATTCTTCACTTTCCAGAGAAATCTAGACCAGGTCTATCCCTCTTAACAGTTCGAGTAAAGCCTTGATTTTTAAACTGTTTATCTAACGGGTTTTATTTGCAGCTACGTGAAAATGAAACGTCTGATGTCCTTCAATCTATGCTTAACGCAAACACCCTTTCCTGGTTCCAGTGTTCAGCGGATGGGAGGTGAAGAACAAGTACATCCTGAAGAACTCCATGGGTCAAGAGTTCCTCTCGGCGAAGGAGGACAACGATTGCTGCTCGCGACAGTGCTGCGGCAACATCAGGGCCTTCGAGATGCCCTTCGTCGACAACAGCGGCGCCGAGGTCCTTCGCATATCCCGGCCCCTCAGGTGCAACTCCTGCTGTACCCCGTGCTGTAATCAAGTAAGCTCTGGGGCAGTGCTGACGTCGTGCTTTACAAAGACAATGAGTGGTCTAGCTTGTATGAGTCtagaggatgaataaagattATGGGTAAACTAAGTTTGGATGTCGTGTTTCATGAAGATATTGAGCGGTCCAGTTAGCATAAGTCTAGGGGATGAATGTAGACTAACGAGAGATGAAGGGGGATTAAGGGTAAACTAGGTTTTGACGTCGTGTTTCACAAAGATATTGAGTGGTCTAGACAGTATAAGTCTAGGAGATGAACAGAGACTAACAAGAGATGAACAGGGATTATGGGTAAACAAAGTTTTGACGTCGTGATTTACAAAGATATTAAGTGGTCTAGTTAGTATGAGTCTAGGGGATGAATATAGAATATTGAGAGATGAACCGGGATTGTGGGTAAAGTAAGTTTTGTTTCACAAAGATATTGAGAGGTCTAGTTGATATGAGTCAAGAAGATGAATGTAAACGAACGAGAGATGAACTAAGTTTTAAAGTCGTGTTTCTCAAAGATATCGAGTGATCTAGGGGATGAATATAGACTAACGAGAGTTGAACAGAGATTATGGGTAAACTAAATCGTGTTTCAGAAACATATTGAGTTCTCTAGTAAGTATAAATGTAAACCATCTAGTAAGAACGAATATAAACCATCGAGAGATGAACAGGGATTCTAGATAAGATGAAGTTCAGAGCCTCTTTGCAATTGATTCTTCGTGTACGATTGCAATGACTCCGAGAACTTGTTTAGGATTGGGTACACACCCTTCGTCTTGTCTCAGTTCATTCTTAGTACCCACTTCCAGGAAATGGAGATATTCAGCTACGGGCAGTTGTTGGGGTCAATGCACCAGGAGTGGAACTTCTGGATGCCCATGGGCACAACTTACTCCATCAAGAATGCCTCTGGCGATTCGGTGTTCAAGATCGTGGCTCCTTGCTGCCCGTGCAGCTGCGGAAGTGACGTCGTCTTCGAGGTAAATGAGTCTATCATTTGTTATCATCATTtgattaagtttttcttttattttttattttttaagcctttta
The genomic region above belongs to Macrobrachium rosenbergii isolate ZJJX-2024 chromosome 18, ASM4041242v1, whole genome shotgun sequence and contains:
- the LOC136848209 gene encoding phospholipid scramblase 1-like — protein: MEPITTQPMTQFAMAPMGGQHIPPGLEYLAQLDQVLIQQIISLCELFSGWEVKNKYILKNSMGQEFLSAKEDNDCCSRQCCGNIRAFEMPFVDNSGAEVLRISRPLRCNSCCTPCCNQEMEIFSYGQLLGSMHQEWNFWMPMGTTYSIKNASGDSVFKIVAPCCPCSCGSDVVFEVIGSEGSLGSIRRTWKGCCTECFTDADNFCVTFDLHLDVRYKALILGAAFLIDFIYFEKNQQ